A window of Pedobacter lusitanus contains these coding sequences:
- a CDS encoding alpha-L-fucosidase, translated as MLKRTTATLCLMLIFLSGLKAQNPNNDRAKWFKEAKFGMMVHWGLYSILGGSYNGHTLPDSTLKHAEGWYAEWAQQRLEVPAKEYQALVKQFNPVNFDADQWIFEAKNAGMKYFVITAKHHDGFALWDSKVSTYDIGSTPYKKDILGDLAKACKKYGVKLGFYYSHCEDWEHPGGATPEWLPRKTDAEFEQYWTQKCLPQISELIHNYNPDLFWFDTWGDEQEKTFISDKRRDQLIALIRKESPKCLINGRISYLNPGDDIDFLEMMDNTYPEKLQTRPWQTAATMVNSWGWHAKDYNWKPANQMLGYLIGNVAKGGNYLLNIGPKPNGEIPAAAIQRLREMGGWLTANGEAVYGTAHVNTPAIKDVYLTQKTTANGEKYVFASIVKPLNTASLVLPFPASAIQTCKLLESDMPISFSEAENNQVSLLLPKNITAPCSGIQVIKILMKN; from the coding sequence ATGCTCAAAAGAACCACTGCTACACTATGCCTGATGCTGATATTTTTAAGCGGACTAAAGGCCCAGAATCCCAATAATGACCGCGCAAAGTGGTTTAAAGAGGCAAAATTTGGAATGATGGTGCACTGGGGACTCTACAGTATTCTGGGCGGAAGTTACAACGGGCATACCCTGCCGGATTCAACTTTAAAACATGCTGAAGGCTGGTATGCTGAATGGGCACAGCAAAGATTAGAGGTCCCGGCAAAAGAATATCAGGCATTGGTAAAACAATTTAATCCTGTAAATTTTGATGCTGATCAATGGATTTTTGAAGCTAAAAATGCGGGTATGAAATACTTTGTAATTACGGCTAAACATCATGATGGATTTGCCCTCTGGGACTCTAAAGTATCAACCTATGATATTGGAAGCACACCTTATAAAAAAGACATCCTTGGTGATTTAGCGAAAGCCTGTAAAAAGTACGGGGTAAAGCTTGGCTTTTATTATTCTCATTGTGAAGACTGGGAACATCCGGGCGGTGCAACACCGGAATGGTTACCCAGAAAAACGGATGCCGAATTTGAGCAGTACTGGACTCAGAAATGTCTGCCGCAGATTTCAGAACTGATTCACAATTACAATCCTGATTTATTCTGGTTTGATACCTGGGGTGATGAACAGGAAAAAACATTTATTTCGGATAAACGACGTGACCAGCTGATTGCACTGATCAGAAAAGAAAGCCCCAAATGTTTGATTAACGGCCGTATTTCTTATCTGAATCCAGGTGATGATATAGATTTCCTTGAAATGATGGATAATACTTATCCGGAAAAACTACAGACAAGACCATGGCAAACTGCTGCAACAATGGTTAACTCCTGGGGCTGGCACGCTAAAGATTACAACTGGAAACCCGCTAACCAGATGCTGGGTTATCTGATTGGTAACGTAGCTAAAGGTGGCAACTACTTATTAAACATAGGTCCAAAACCAAATGGAGAGATCCCGGCTGCTGCTATTCAGCGCCTACGCGAAATGGGTGGCTGGTTAACAGCTAACGGAGAGGCCGTTTATGGAACCGCCCATGTTAATACGCCTGCAATCAAAGATGTTTACCTGACGCAGAAAACTACTGCAAATGGGGAGAAATATGTTTTTGCAAGTATTGTTAAACCCTTAAACACTGCATCACTGGTATTACCATTTCCGGCATCAGCTATTCAGACCTGCAAACTGCTGGAATCAGATATGCCAATCAGTTTCAGTGAAGCTGAAAACAATCAGGTTTCCCTGTTATTGCCCAAAAATATCACAGCTCCCTGCAGTGGGATCCAGGTTATAAAAATACTAATGAAGAATTAA
- the gpmI gene encoding 2,3-bisphosphoglycerate-independent phosphoglycerate mutase — MNNKKVMLLILDGWGYGKQDNSDAAYAANTPFFDSLLKNYPNSKLEASGEAVGLPAGQMGNSEVGHMNLGAGRIVYQELGRINKAISDGSIKTNQTLVDAFDYAKQNNKAVHFIGLVSDGGVHAHINHLKGLCDAANDKGLKDVFVHAFLDGRDTDPNSGLGFINELDEHLKTSTGKIASLIGRYYAMDRDSRWERVKQAYDLMTKGIGEHTQNPLKAIEQSYADGITDEFIKPIVVTGEDNQPLATIQPDDVVICFNYRTDRGREITAALTQHDYPDFGMHKLPLYYVTMTTYDENFENVKVVFTKDDLTETLGEILERNHKNQIRIAETEKYPHVTFFFSGGRELAFENEKRLMIPSPKVATYDLKPEMSAQGITDAIIQELETGWADFICLNFANPDMVGHTGVFDAVVKAVETADRCAEAVVTKGLENGYAFIILADHGNSEFMVNNDGSVNTAHTTNLVPCILVGTDYKFIADGKLGDIAPTILKLMGIEKPEIMTGNYLI; from the coding sequence ATGAATAATAAAAAAGTAATGCTCCTCATTCTGGATGGATGGGGTTACGGAAAACAAGACAATTCGGATGCTGCCTATGCAGCAAACACTCCTTTCTTTGATTCTCTGCTAAAAAATTATCCTAATTCCAAACTGGAAGCATCTGGTGAAGCGGTAGGACTGCCTGCCGGACAGATGGGAAATTCAGAGGTTGGACATATGAATCTTGGTGCAGGAAGAATAGTTTACCAGGAACTGGGAAGAATCAATAAAGCAATAAGTGATGGTTCTATCAAAACCAATCAGACTTTAGTTGACGCATTTGACTATGCAAAGCAAAATAACAAAGCTGTTCACTTCATCGGGCTGGTGTCTGATGGCGGCGTACATGCGCATATCAATCATTTAAAAGGTCTATGTGATGCAGCAAATGACAAAGGATTGAAAGATGTTTTTGTTCACGCCTTTTTAGATGGCCGAGATACAGATCCGAATTCAGGACTGGGCTTCATTAATGAACTTGATGAGCATCTGAAAACTTCTACAGGTAAGATAGCAAGTCTGATTGGCCGCTACTATGCAATGGACAGAGATTCACGCTGGGAACGTGTTAAACAGGCTTATGATCTGATGACTAAAGGCATTGGTGAGCACACACAGAATCCACTAAAAGCAATTGAACAGTCATATGCTGATGGGATCACAGATGAATTCATCAAACCTATAGTTGTAACAGGAGAAGACAATCAACCGCTGGCAACTATTCAGCCTGATGATGTGGTCATATGCTTTAACTACAGAACTGACAGAGGCAGAGAAATCACCGCTGCGCTGACTCAGCACGACTATCCTGACTTTGGTATGCATAAACTGCCATTATATTATGTAACGATGACCACTTATGATGAGAACTTTGAAAATGTAAAAGTTGTTTTCACCAAGGATGATCTGACAGAAACACTGGGAGAAATCTTAGAGAGAAATCATAAAAATCAAATCCGCATTGCTGAGACAGAGAAATATCCTCATGTCACTTTCTTTTTTTCCGGCGGCAGAGAACTGGCTTTTGAAAATGAGAAAAGATTAATGATTCCTTCTCCGAAGGTGGCCACCTATGATCTTAAACCAGAGATGAGTGCTCAGGGAATTACTGATGCTATTATCCAGGAACTGGAAACTGGCTGGGCAGATTTCATCTGTCTGAATTTTGCCAATCCGGACATGGTTGGCCATACCGGTGTATTTGATGCTGTGGTTAAGGCTGTGGAAACGGCAGATCGCTGCGCTGAAGCTGTGGTTACAAAAGGTCTTGAAAATGGCTATGCTTTTATCATCCTTGCGGATCATGGAAATTCAGAATTCATGGTTAATAATGATGGTTCAGTAAATACTGCACATACCACTAATCTTGTTCCCTGTATTTTAGTTGGCACTGATTATAAATTTA